In one window of Thermoanaerobaculia bacterium DNA:
- a CDS encoding divalent-cation tolerance protein CutA yields the protein MGAFVVVTTVGTEEQANLIASELVARRHASCVNIVTGVRSVYRWQGKICRDAEFLLIVKTLESEYAAVQAAIQELHSYELPEILAFKVCKSEEKFLAWIGASLDKNAPFSDEEERELLDESNY from the coding sequence GTGGGAGCTTTCGTCGTCGTCACAACCGTAGGCACCGAAGAACAGGCCAACCTGATCGCTTCCGAGCTGGTGGCGCGCCGCCATGCGTCGTGCGTCAATATCGTCACCGGGGTGCGCTCGGTCTACCGCTGGCAGGGCAAGATCTGCCGCGACGCCGAGTTCCTGCTCATCGTGAAGACCCTGGAGAGCGAGTACGCCGCCGTCCAGGCTGCGATCCAGGAGCTCCACAGCTACGAGCTCCCCGAGATCCTCGCCTTCAAGGTCTGCAAGAGCGAAGAGAAGTTCCTCGCCTGGATCGGCGCCTCGCTCGACAAGAACGCCCCGTTCTCCGACGAAGAGGAGCGCGAGCTCCTCGACGAATCGAACTACTGA
- the mtnA gene encoding S-methyl-5-thioribose-1-phosphate isomerase, which yields MTDDLQPAAEFRPVRFSGGALELLDQTRLPHDEEWIRCSSVFSVADAIRRLVVRGAPAIGIAAAYGLVVALLDPDDPEPEPSRRVANAVRILGETRPTAVNLRWALEQGEETFELLRAGGERPPVELAARLLDWARALHDDDIDRNRRMAEHGAALFAPGDRVLTHCNAGALATGGIGTAVGVIAAAHRAGRLAAVWVDETRPLLQGARLTAWELLRLGIPHRLVTDSMVGALMSRGLVERVIVGADRIAANGDAANKIGTYTVAVLAHRHKVPFYVAAPLSTFDPRIPSGAEIPIEERAGLEVTDLAGRRIAPVGTSGFNLAFDVTPADLITAIVTEEGVLHRPFDTAIAALF from the coding sequence ATGACGGATGACCTGCAACCAGCCGCCGAATTTCGACCGGTGCGCTTTTCCGGAGGCGCCCTCGAACTGCTCGATCAGACGCGCCTGCCGCACGACGAGGAGTGGATCCGTTGCTCCAGCGTCTTTAGCGTCGCCGACGCCATCCGGCGGCTCGTGGTCCGCGGCGCACCGGCGATCGGCATCGCGGCGGCCTACGGTCTCGTGGTGGCCCTCCTCGACCCCGACGATCCCGAGCCCGAGCCGAGTCGCCGGGTCGCGAATGCCGTCCGTATCCTGGGCGAGACGCGACCGACGGCCGTCAACCTGCGCTGGGCGCTGGAGCAGGGCGAAGAGACTTTCGAGCTCCTGCGAGCCGGAGGGGAGCGCCCGCCGGTCGAGCTGGCGGCGCGGCTCCTCGACTGGGCGCGGGCCCTGCACGACGACGACATCGACCGCAACCGGCGCATGGCGGAGCACGGCGCCGCGCTCTTCGCCCCCGGCGACCGGGTGCTGACGCACTGCAACGCCGGAGCTCTGGCGACCGGCGGCATCGGCACCGCGGTCGGCGTCATCGCCGCGGCGCACCGCGCCGGACGTCTCGCCGCGGTCTGGGTGGACGAGACGCGGCCGCTGCTCCAGGGGGCTCGCCTCACCGCATGGGAGCTGCTGCGGCTGGGGATTCCGCATCGCCTGGTCACCGACTCGATGGTCGGGGCGCTGATGAGCCGCGGCCTCGTCGAGCGGGTCATCGTCGGCGCCGACCGGATCGCCGCCAACGGCGATGCGGCGAACAAGATCGGCACCTACACCGTCGCCGTCCTCGCGCACCGCCACAAGGTGCCGTTCTATGTCGCGGCGCCGCTCTCGACCTTCGATCCCCGGATCCCCTCCGGTGCCGAGATCCCGATCGAGGAACGCGCCGGCCTCGAGGTCACCGATCTCGCCGGTCGGCGTATTGCGCCCGTCGGAACGTCGGGTTTCAATCTCGCCTTCGACGTCACCCCGGCGGACCTCATCACGGCGATCGTGACCGAGGAGGGCGTGCTGCACCGCCCCTTCGATACCGCGATCGCGGCGCTTTTCTAG
- a CDS encoding ImmA/IrrE family metallo-endopeptidase — translation MRIKVVRDVLEDGTSAMLIRQGADALIMVDSAQTKARQRFSIAHEIGHFQLHRELVFVDKQPARVNFRNADSSLAQDPREIEANGFAAALLMPAAWVYAAVEKLRTSKRRPSEEQLVISLATTFAVSEPAIRYRLLNLGLISSF, via the coding sequence TTGCGAATCAAGGTCGTTCGTGACGTGCTCGAAGATGGCACCTCGGCAATGCTCATTCGACAAGGCGCCGATGCGCTAATCATGGTCGATTCCGCCCAGACGAAGGCGCGGCAGCGCTTTAGCATCGCTCACGAGATCGGGCATTTTCAGCTGCATCGAGAGCTCGTTTTCGTCGACAAGCAGCCGGCGCGAGTCAACTTCCGCAATGCTGATTCCTCACTTGCTCAGGATCCCCGAGAGATCGAGGCGAATGGCTTCGCTGCAGCACTTCTAATGCCGGCCGCCTGGGTCTACGCCGCAGTTGAGAAGCTACGCACTTCCAAGCGCCGACCAAGTGAAGAGCAGCTCGTAATTTCTCTCGCCACTACCTTCGCTGTCAGCGAACCTGCGATCCGATACCGCCTCCTTAACCTCGGCCTGATCTCCTCTTTTTGA
- the dgt gene encoding dNTP triphosphohydrolase encodes MAEKSERSRYFLSPDRIRQSTQAGRNLIEETLSDHARVVTCTAFRRLQTKAQVFSLETNAAVRTRLTHTLEVAMFGELIAGKVFDNLVSSGTAEENLRLPFTKTVSNACLLHDIGNPPFGHLGEYAIQKWIADNEQSLCSSWKKQGVAQEHVARFLPGFKYFDGNAQGFRIVSRLQWLSDSSGLNLTASLLASMVKYLTPTPATTKNRLGFRGKVGYFESESKTLEQIWKRLGLKWDANAGLPGQRHPLVFLMEAADDIAYCLSDIEDALEKRIVSEEAFKKALDRTTRRKHWKKLDSKKRHCKYAEFVVFRTNLTRHLVNRAAEIFCEQHDAILDGELQHPLLDLDKESSAALDGLKQFARKNIFVSAEAVGVELSGFQIVTGLLDALSPLLSLASMDFRALLERKRSGKKPSEFALESRLVELLSRKHALAFLDCVDAEPDLEPIFRLQLLLDYVSGMTDSHAVKTYHVVRGFPSVR; translated from the coding sequence ATGGCGGAGAAGAGCGAGCGCTCGAGGTACTTTCTCTCGCCCGATCGAATCCGTCAGTCTACTCAGGCAGGCAGAAATCTCATCGAAGAAACACTAAGTGACCACGCGCGCGTAGTCACATGTACCGCGTTTCGCCGCCTTCAAACCAAAGCGCAGGTCTTCTCACTAGAAACGAACGCCGCAGTCCGGACGAGGCTCACGCACACGCTAGAGGTCGCGATGTTTGGCGAGTTGATCGCGGGTAAGGTCTTTGACAACTTGGTCTCTAGCGGAACAGCCGAAGAGAATCTCCGCCTTCCTTTCACAAAGACGGTCTCGAACGCCTGTTTGCTGCATGACATCGGGAACCCACCATTTGGACACCTCGGCGAATATGCGATTCAGAAGTGGATTGCCGACAATGAGCAGAGTCTCTGTAGCTCTTGGAAGAAACAAGGTGTAGCTCAGGAGCATGTGGCACGATTTCTTCCGGGCTTCAAGTATTTTGATGGGAATGCCCAGGGCTTTCGAATCGTATCCCGCCTCCAGTGGCTGAGCGATTCCTCCGGCCTGAACCTAACGGCGTCGCTTCTGGCTTCCATGGTGAAGTACCTAACGCCAACGCCAGCGACAACGAAGAATAGACTTGGATTTCGGGGAAAAGTCGGGTACTTCGAATCAGAGTCGAAGACTCTAGAGCAGATTTGGAAAAGACTTGGTCTCAAGTGGGATGCCAATGCAGGACTTCCAGGCCAACGGCATCCACTCGTCTTCCTAATGGAGGCCGCGGACGACATCGCCTACTGCCTCTCGGACATCGAGGACGCACTCGAGAAGAGGATCGTCAGCGAAGAAGCCTTCAAGAAGGCGCTGGATCGAACCACTAGGCGAAAGCACTGGAAGAAGCTTGATAGCAAGAAGCGCCATTGCAAGTACGCAGAATTCGTAGTTTTTCGGACGAATTTGACGCGACACCTCGTCAATCGAGCCGCCGAGATCTTCTGTGAACAGCACGACGCCATTCTAGATGGAGAGCTTCAACACCCGCTCTTAGATCTGGACAAGGAATCTAGCGCAGCGCTGGACGGCCTCAAGCAATTTGCGCGGAAGAACATCTTTGTGTCTGCAGAAGCTGTAGGAGTTGAACTCAGCGGATTCCAGATTGTAACGGGGCTACTCGACGCACTAAGTCCGTTGCTGAGCCTGGCCTCAATGGATTTTCGGGCCTTGCTGGAAAGGAAGAGATCCGGAAAGAAGCCCTCCGAGTTTGCACTCGAATCGAGATTGGTCGAGCTACTTTCGCGAAAGCACGCCTTAGCATTTCTCGATTGCGTCGATGCTGAACCGGACCTCGAGCCGATATTCAGACTCCAGTTGCTTCTGGACTATGTCTCTGGCATGACTGACAGCCACGCGGTCAAGACCTACCATGTCGTTCGAGGATTTCCCTCGGTAAGGTGA
- a CDS encoding PLP-dependent transferase, producing MTARRRGGQVGLIGLSPQSSPRAFAGPFVPAPGRARRKKGASPVKGDPKKLGFSTRAIHAGQHPDPATGAVTVPIYATSTYLHDELGKHKGFEYARVQNPTRFALEENVAALEGGLSGHAFASGMSAIATLMTLVKSGEHVVFSRNVYGGTYRFMTQVLSRYGVESSWVDSTDLTEIRQAIRPTTRMIYVETPTNPMMEVTDIAGAAAIAREHGLVFAVDNTFMSPYFQRPLELGADVVVHSTTKFLNGHSDSIGGTLVAKSPEHGEWFNFVIKSEGAILSPFDSFLVLRGIKTLAVRMERHEQNGRALAAYLDSHPKVQHVFYPGLASHPGHALQQRQATGFGALITFELGSYAAAKKFLDAVEVMSLAESLGGVETLTSHPASMTHASVPEDKRAELGITDGLVRISAGIEDLADLLADTEQALAAV from the coding sequence ATGACCGCTCGCCGGCGGGGTGGCCAGGTCGGCTTGATAGGATTGTCGCCGCAGAGCTCACCTCGAGCCTTCGCAGGACCGTTCGTACCGGCCCCGGGCCGGGCGCGGCGCAAGAAAGGGGCCTCACCCGTGAAAGGCGATCCCAAGAAGCTCGGTTTTTCGACCCGAGCCATCCACGCCGGGCAGCATCCGGATCCGGCGACCGGCGCGGTCACCGTGCCGATCTACGCCACCTCGACGTACCTTCACGACGAGCTCGGCAAGCACAAGGGCTTCGAGTACGCCCGGGTCCAGAACCCCACCCGCTTCGCCCTCGAGGAGAACGTTGCGGCGCTCGAGGGCGGCCTCTCGGGCCACGCCTTCGCCTCGGGAATGTCGGCGATCGCCACCCTGATGACCCTGGTGAAGAGCGGCGAGCACGTCGTCTTCTCGCGCAACGTCTATGGCGGCACCTACCGCTTCATGACCCAGGTGCTGTCGCGCTACGGGGTGGAGTCGAGCTGGGTCGATTCGACCGACCTCACCGAGATCCGCCAGGCGATCCGCCCGACTACCCGGATGATCTACGTCGAGACCCCGACCAACCCGATGATGGAGGTGACCGACATCGCCGGCGCGGCGGCGATCGCCCGCGAGCACGGCCTCGTCTTCGCGGTCGACAACACCTTCATGTCGCCCTATTTCCAGCGTCCGCTCGAGTTGGGCGCCGACGTCGTCGTCCACTCGACGACCAAGTTCCTGAACGGCCACAGCGACTCGATCGGCGGCACCCTGGTCGCGAAGAGCCCCGAGCACGGCGAGTGGTTCAACTTCGTGATCAAGTCGGAGGGGGCGATCCTGTCGCCGTTCGATTCGTTCCTCGTCCTGCGCGGCATCAAGACGCTCGCGGTGCGCATGGAGCGCCACGAGCAGAACGGAAGAGCCCTCGCGGCTTACCTCGACAGCCATCCCAAGGTGCAGCACGTCTTCTATCCCGGTCTCGCGAGCCACCCCGGCCACGCCCTGCAGCAGCGCCAGGCGACCGGCTTCGGCGCGCTCATCACCTTCGAGCTCGGGAGCTACGCCGCGGCGAAGAAGTTCCTGGATGCGGTCGAAGTCATGTCGCTCGCCGAGAGCCTGGGAGGCGTCGAGACCCTGACTTCGCACCCGGCCTCCATGACCCACGCCTCGGTTCCGGAAGACAAACGCGCCGAGCTCGGCATCACCGACGGCCTGGTGCGCATCTCCGCCGGCATCGAAGACCTGGCCGACCTCCTGGCCGACACGGAACAGGCGCTGGCTGCGGTCTGA
- a CDS encoding prepilin-type N-terminal cleavage/methylation domain-containing protein — MRTAERGYQLIELLIAMAISSLVLTLGIPPLLQLAAGLRVELAAAEVASAFHVARAYAIRHDANVGLKFRVDADGTVTWGLYRDGDGDGVLSADILSGDDPPVMPRVRLAHLGRQIHFGFPPGRAPRDPGDPRRRLDRLDDPVRFNRSDIASFSPIGTATPGTVYVTDGRRHLSAARVFGRTGKIGCLAYDLESERWR, encoded by the coding sequence ATGCGGACAGCCGAGAGGGGTTATCAGTTGATCGAGCTCCTGATTGCCATGGCGATCTCTTCCCTGGTGCTCACCCTGGGCATTCCCCCACTTCTCCAGCTGGCCGCCGGGCTCCGGGTGGAGCTCGCCGCAGCCGAAGTCGCCTCCGCGTTTCACGTTGCGCGCGCCTATGCGATCCGCCACGACGCCAACGTCGGATTGAAGTTCCGGGTCGACGCCGACGGCACGGTGACCTGGGGGCTCTACCGCGACGGCGATGGCGACGGAGTGCTCTCCGCCGACATTCTCTCGGGCGACGACCCGCCGGTGATGCCGCGCGTCCGGCTCGCCCATCTCGGCCGCCAGATCCACTTCGGTTTTCCGCCGGGCCGAGCGCCGCGCGACCCCGGCGATCCTCGCCGCCGGCTCGATCGGCTCGACGACCCGGTGCGCTTCAATCGCTCCGACATCGCCTCGTTCAGCCCGATCGGAACGGCGACGCCGGGCACGGTCTACGTCACCGACGGACGGCGCCACCTCTCGGCGGCGCGCGTCTTCGGCCGGACCGGCAAGATCGGCTGCCTCGCCTACGACCTCGAAAGCGAACGCTGGCGCTGA